From a region of the Pseudooceanicola aestuarii genome:
- the sctS gene encoding type III secretion system export apparatus subunit SctS: MSPEDAMFQITEAMMLVMILSLPPIIVASVVGIVVSLLQALTQVQEQTLSFAVKLIAVAVTIAAMAGILGSEMLNFTMKLFDTFPSIVN, translated from the coding sequence ATGTCACCCGAAGACGCGATGTTCCAGATCACCGAGGCGATGATGCTGGTGATGATCCTGTCACTGCCGCCGATCATCGTCGCCTCGGTCGTGGGGATCGTGGTCAGCCTGTTGCAGGCCCTGACCCAGGTGCAGGAGCAGACGCTGTCCTTTGCGGTCAAGCTGATCGCGGTCGCGGTAACGATCGCCGCGATGGCGGGGATCCTTGGCTCCGAAATGCTGAATTTCACGATGAAACTGTTCGATACCTTCCCCTCCATCGTGAACTGA
- the sctR gene encoding type III secretion system export apparatus subunit SctR, whose amino-acid sequence MIDPLNLILGLVVAGLIPFIAVVATSFIKLSVVLLLVRNALGVQQIPPNIVLNALAIIISGYIMAPVLVETFDILSSGEYRFDSVGAVTETFNAAKTPLINWLIKHADLREITFFVEAAQEIWPPRLAAAANEENLAIILPAFTVSQLREAFEIGFLLYLPFIAIDLIVSNILLAMGMMMVSPLTISLPFKLFLFVMVDGWSRLILGLITTYSG is encoded by the coding sequence GTGATTGATCCGCTTAACCTTATCCTGGGGCTGGTGGTGGCGGGCTTGATCCCGTTCATCGCCGTTGTCGCAACGTCTTTCATCAAGCTGTCGGTGGTATTGCTGTTGGTGCGCAACGCCCTGGGCGTGCAGCAAATTCCGCCCAACATCGTGCTGAACGCGCTGGCCATCATCATATCCGGCTACATCATGGCCCCGGTGCTGGTGGAAACTTTCGACATCCTGTCCTCCGGCGAATACAGGTTTGATTCCGTCGGCGCCGTGACAGAGACCTTCAATGCCGCCAAGACACCGTTGATCAACTGGCTGATCAAACATGCGGACCTGCGCGAAATCACCTTCTTCGTGGAGGCGGCGCAGGAGATCTGGCCGCCCCGTCTGGCCGCCGCCGCGAACGAGGAAAACCTGGCGATCATCCTGCCCGCCTTCACCGTGTCCCAATTGCGAGAGGCGTTCGAGATCGGCTTCCTGCTCTACCTGCCGTTCATCGCCATCGATCTGATCGTGTCCAACATCCTGTTGGCCATGGGGATGATGATGGTGTCGCCGCTGACCATCTCGTTGCCGTTCAAATTGTTCCTGTTCGTCATGGTGGACGGCTGGTCCCGGTTGATTCTGGGCCTGATCACCACCTACAGCGGCTGA